DNA sequence from the Brachybacterium sp. P6-10-X1 genome:
GATCCGCCGCGAGGTCGCCGATCCCGTCGAGCTGACGATCCTGGATCACCGGATCGTCCCCACCGTCCTCGAGCTCACCCGAGAGCTCAGCGGCGCCTGGGTGGAGGGTGCCGGACAGCGATCGGTCGGGTTCTCCTTCCGCGCGGTCCACGAACGCGACCACTGGACCTGCGCCTATTGCGGGCGCAGCGTGTCCAAGACGCCAGCCTGCGAGGCGCTGCTGGCCACGGTCGATCACATCGTCCCGCGCTCCCGGGGCGGGGAGTCCTCGTGGTTGAATCTCGTCTCCGCCTGCAAGGAGTGCAACAACCGCAAGGCCGCCATGACGCCCACGGAGGCGAGGATGGACCTGCGCTTCGAACCCTATGACCCGGCACGCGCCTATCGCGTCGGCGGTCTGGTCGAGGCGCTGCCGGTGCTGACGGCCGGCTGAGCTCGCGGCCCCGGACGTCCATCGGTGCACGGGCTGCTCGGCGCCGCGCCGCTCCATGGCGCGGCGTGACGAGAACCGCACTCGATCCCATAGCAGGTATCTCATGCATGAGATATCGTCGCTCACATGACGCAGACGACGGAGATGCCCGCCCCTGGCACCGAGAACTACCGCGAACGGATCGGGGCGATCATCCGCGACGCCCGCCTCCACGCCGAGCTGACCCAGACCCAGCTCGCCGCTCAACTGGGCACCAGCCAGAGCGCCGTGAACCGCATCGAGAAGGGGCAGCAGAACTTGACCCTCGACACCCTCTCCCGCCTCGGGGCGGCCCTGGACTCCGAGTTCGTCGGTGTCGGGGCCTCCGGCCCGAATCACCTGCGCGTGCACGGCGGGACCACCCTGCACGGCGAGATCGAGGTCAAGACCTCGAAGAACGCCGGCGTCGCCCTGCTGTGCGCCTCCCTGCTGAACACCGGCACCACGGTGCTGCGCAAGGTCGCCCGCATCGAGGAGGTCAACCGGCTGCTGGAGGTGCTCACCTCCATCGGGGTGAAGGCCCGCTGGCTGAACGAGGACAACGATCTCGAGCTGCGCGTCCCCGAGCGTCTGGACCTGGCGTCCATCGACGCCGACGCGGCCCGACGCACCCGCAGCATCATCATGTTCCTGGGGCCGCTCATGCACCGCGCTCAGACCTTCCAGCTGCCCTATGCCGGCGGCTGCGACCTCGGCACCCGCACCGTCGAACCGCACATGACCGCGCTGCGGCCCTTCGGACTCGACGTCGTCGCGACCGAGGGCTACTACCAGGCGACCGCCTCGGAGGGCACCGGTCCCCGTCGGCCGATCGTGCTGACCGAGCGCGGGGACACCGTCACCGAGAACGCGCTGCTGGCGGCCGCGCTCTACGAGGGCGAGACGATCATCCGCAACGCCAGCCCCAACTACATGGTCCAGGACCTGTGCTTCTTCCTCGAGAAGCTCGGGGTCCGGATCGAGGGGATCGGCACCACCACCCTGACGGTGCACGGCACCACCGGCATCAGCACCGACGTCGAGTACGCCCCCAGCGAGGACCCGATCGAGGCGATGAGCCT
Encoded proteins:
- a CDS encoding UDP-N-acetylglucosamine 1-carboxyvinyltransferase, which gives rise to MTQTTEMPAPGTENYRERIGAIIRDARLHAELTQTQLAAQLGTSQSAVNRIEKGQQNLTLDTLSRLGAALDSEFVGVGASGPNHLRVHGGTTLHGEIEVKTSKNAGVALLCASLLNTGTTVLRKVARIEEVNRLLEVLTSIGVKARWLNEDNDLELRVPERLDLASIDADAARRTRSIIMFLGPLMHRAQTFQLPYAGGCDLGTRTVEPHMTALRPFGLDVVATEGYYQATASEGTGPRRPIVLTERGDTVTENALLAAALYEGETIIRNASPNYMVQDLCFFLEKLGVRIEGIGTTTLTVHGTTGISTDVEYAPSEDPIEAMSLITAAIVTSSSITVQRVPIEFLEIELAILEEMGLRYDRSAEYTARNGQTRLVDITTHPSQMKAPIDKIHPMPFPGLNIDNLPFFAVIAASAEGQTMLHDWVYENRAIYLTELTKLGGNVKLMDPHRVLIEGPTRWSGTEIVCPPALRPAVVILLAMLAAKGTSVLRNVYVINRGYEDLAARLNKLGARIETFRDI
- a CDS encoding HNH endonuclease → MPVVKVYNLGYDVTTGIGELLHTTTVRHAFGMIRREVADPVELTILDHRIVPTVLELTRELSGAWVEGAGQRSVGFSFRAVHERDHWTCAYCGRSVSKTPACEALLATVDHIVPRSRGGESSWLNLVSACKECNNRKAAMTPTEARMDLRFEPYDPARAYRVGGLVEALPVLTAG